Proteins found in one Arthrobacter sp. U41 genomic segment:
- a CDS encoding PEP/pyruvate-binding domain-containing protein has protein sequence MEQLPSPGAPQQEPRPGLVLALELVGAELLPDVGGKAANLGELIRARLPVPAGFCLTTQAYRRATAPAGLDAVHADLASAAPDDLPGLAGLAAAARRAVLAADIPADIADAVRDAYTALGTDVPVAVRSSATAEDLPFASFAGQQDTFLNVIGPDAVLAAVRQCWASLWTDRAVSYRATQGIGPSTVALALVVQRMVDAAVAGVLFTANPVTGRRHEAVIDASPGLGEAVVSGAVNPDHFVVDSTTQRILQRRIGSKAVAIRPLPDGGTERIDLARAGPQPCLDDAQLAALELLGRRAEAHFGAPQDLEWAIDGGGQLWLTQTRPITTLYPMPERRGIRAGTRVYLCFSLAQGLTRPLTPMGLAGFRLIASSVALAAHFDVPVPHEGPPPYVQAGQRMFFDLTPVVRSALGRAVVPRVFDVMEARSAEVLRRLFTDPRFSVTNRSPWRALRHIGPVAARARVPESLLRALFRPEAALLRVDRFGERFRAALVVPAGSTPAQRLDHVERILGQELFPVVPNILPLPALGFALLAAAGRLLGPGAGTGALQPVLRGLPNNVTTEMDLELWRLASVIRADAGSAAAFDGAAVPELVRRYRARELPAVVQSGLAGFLGRYGHRAVAEIDVGMPRWSDDPAHILGVLANYLRLEDPGRAPDRQFSTAAREAESQVERLAAAAGERSRLRAALVRAALKRTRMFAGLRELPKYHIVEALAAVRGQLQAIGTELAAAGRIAEADDVFFLDLAETRQGLAGKPLHNVVAQRRDDYARELGRRHIPRVLLSDGTEPEALQAAAGADAGPPGVLTGTPASAGTVSAAARVILEPQGAHLEPGEILVAPSTDPGWTPLFLTAGGLVMEMGGPNSHGAVVAREYGIPAVVGVPDATSLIITGHRITVDGAAGTVVPVPGATQSAVQG, from the coding sequence GTGGAGCAACTCCCCAGCCCCGGTGCGCCGCAACAGGAACCGCGGCCGGGGCTGGTGCTCGCACTGGAGCTGGTCGGCGCGGAGCTGCTTCCCGACGTCGGGGGCAAGGCTGCGAACCTTGGTGAACTGATACGGGCCCGGTTGCCGGTTCCGGCCGGTTTTTGCCTGACCACGCAGGCATACCGGCGTGCCACCGCGCCCGCCGGGCTCGACGCAGTCCATGCGGACCTGGCCTCGGCCGCCCCGGATGACCTTCCGGGGCTCGCCGGACTGGCTGCCGCTGCCCGCCGCGCGGTCCTGGCCGCGGACATTCCCGCGGACATTGCCGACGCCGTCCGCGACGCCTACACGGCGCTGGGAACGGACGTCCCGGTGGCGGTGCGCTCGTCCGCGACCGCCGAGGATCTGCCGTTCGCCAGCTTCGCCGGGCAGCAGGACACCTTCCTGAACGTTATCGGCCCCGACGCCGTCCTGGCTGCCGTCCGGCAGTGCTGGGCTTCGCTCTGGACGGACCGCGCCGTGAGCTACCGAGCCACCCAGGGGATCGGCCCCTCGACGGTGGCGCTGGCCTTGGTGGTCCAGCGGATGGTGGACGCAGCCGTGGCCGGGGTCCTTTTCACCGCCAATCCGGTCACCGGGAGGCGGCACGAGGCGGTCATCGATGCCAGCCCCGGGCTCGGTGAGGCGGTGGTCTCCGGGGCGGTCAACCCGGACCACTTCGTCGTTGACAGCACCACGCAACGGATTCTTCAGCGCCGGATCGGGAGCAAAGCGGTGGCGATCCGGCCGCTGCCGGACGGGGGAACGGAACGGATCGACCTCGCCCGTGCCGGGCCGCAGCCGTGCCTGGACGATGCACAGCTTGCGGCGCTGGAGCTCCTTGGCCGCCGTGCGGAGGCGCATTTCGGCGCGCCGCAGGACCTCGAATGGGCCATCGACGGCGGCGGACAGCTGTGGCTGACGCAGACGCGGCCCATCACGACCCTCTACCCGATGCCGGAGCGGCGGGGGATCCGGGCCGGGACACGCGTCTACCTGTGCTTCAGCCTGGCCCAGGGCCTGACCCGCCCACTGACCCCGATGGGGCTGGCAGGCTTCCGGCTGATTGCTTCGTCCGTGGCGCTCGCGGCGCATTTCGACGTCCCGGTTCCTCACGAGGGCCCGCCGCCGTATGTCCAGGCCGGTCAGCGCATGTTTTTCGACCTGACTCCGGTGGTGCGCAGCGCCCTCGGACGCGCGGTCGTGCCGCGGGTGTTCGATGTGATGGAGGCCCGCTCCGCGGAGGTATTGCGCCGGCTGTTCACGGACCCGCGCTTTTCCGTCACCAACAGGTCCCCGTGGCGGGCGCTGCGCCACATCGGCCCCGTGGCGGCGCGGGCCAGGGTCCCGGAGTCGCTGCTCCGCGCCCTGTTCCGGCCCGAGGCCGCGCTGCTTCGGGTGGACCGGTTCGGCGAACGGTTCCGGGCCGCCCTCGTCGTTCCGGCAGGGTCCACCCCGGCGCAGCGGCTGGACCACGTCGAACGGATCCTGGGGCAGGAGCTCTTCCCGGTGGTGCCCAACATCCTGCCGCTGCCCGCCCTGGGCTTCGCCCTGCTGGCCGCCGCCGGCAGGCTGCTGGGACCAGGCGCCGGCACGGGGGCGCTGCAGCCGGTCCTGCGGGGACTTCCCAACAACGTGACCACCGAAATGGATCTGGAACTCTGGCGGCTTGCCTCCGTCATCCGGGCCGACGCCGGATCCGCAGCGGCGTTCGACGGCGCGGCAGTGCCGGAGCTGGTCCGCCGCTACCGCGCCCGTGAGCTACCCGCCGTCGTGCAGTCGGGACTGGCAGGCTTCCTGGGCCGCTACGGGCACCGGGCTGTGGCCGAAATCGATGTGGGGATGCCCCGCTGGTCCGACGACCCGGCCCATATCCTCGGAGTCCTGGCCAACTACCTGCGCCTGGAGGACCCCGGCCGGGCCCCGGACCGGCAGTTCAGCACGGCGGCACGCGAGGCCGAGTCGCAGGTGGAACGCCTTGCCGCCGCAGCAGGGGAGCGGAGCAGGCTCCGTGCGGCGCTGGTGCGTGCGGCCCTGAAACGCACCCGGATGTTCGCCGGGCTGCGGGAACTGCCGAAATACCACATCGTCGAAGCCCTGGCCGCCGTGCGCGGGCAGCTCCAGGCCATCGGGACGGAACTGGCCGCCGCCGGCCGCATCGCCGAAGCGGATGACGTCTTCTTCCTCGACCTGGCCGAGACCCGCCAGGGCCTCGCGGGGAAGCCCCTGCACAACGTCGTGGCGCAGCGCCGCGACGACTACGCCCGGGAACTGGGCCGCCGGCACATCCCGCGGGTGCTGCTCTCGGACGGGACGGAACCGGAAGCACTGCAGGCCGCCGCCGGGGCGGATGCCGGACCCCCCGGGGTGCTGACCGGCACCCCGGCTTCGGCCGGGACGGTCAGTGCCGCGGCCCGCGTCATCCTGGAGCCGCAGGGTGCACATCTGGAGCCCGGTGAGATCCTGGTGGCACCCTCCACCGACCCGGGCTGGACGCCGCTGTTCCTCACCGCCGGCGGACTGGTGATGGAAATGGGAGGACCCAACTCGCACGGCGCCGTCGTCGCCCGCGAGTACGGGATTCCCGCCGTGGTCGGGGTCCCCGACGCCACCTCGCTGATTATCACCGGGCACCGCATCACGGTCGACGGCGCCGCCGGCACCGTTGTGCCCGTTCCCGGCGCAACCCAATCCGCCGTCCAGGGGTGA
- a CDS encoding LolA family protein, with translation MTRKWLRWIPAAAVPAVIAAGALSGSLPASAGDPLPEKTPQQVLLMIAEHGEKSLSGTLEQSSQIGLPELPKSGPGAGSPETAWLELLTGPHTARVYLDGPGKARVQVLDRMAERDAVRNGNDLWFYNSKDNTAAHAQLPAGAADRHVARPGTPTPGELVDKLLAKLDASTEVTVGPDAEVAGRAAYNLVLTPKSDVTLLDSIAIAVDGESGLPLGVELKARGQSEPAFNVAFTSLKLEAPESSIFNFTPPPGATVEEIPVPDHQAIAGTPPPDPATAKAAKRPAVTGSGWESVLEFPAGTMALPGRTPPQTGAPDPETANPLQPDPSDPEGTRSGAAALLEQAAVAVPGGRLVSTSLVNVLILDDGRVLAGSVPLERLQAAATAR, from the coding sequence ATGACCCGCAAATGGCTGCGTTGGATTCCCGCCGCGGCGGTGCCCGCTGTGATCGCGGCCGGCGCCCTGTCCGGATCCCTTCCCGCGAGCGCCGGAGACCCGCTGCCGGAGAAGACACCTCAGCAGGTGCTGCTGATGATCGCCGAGCACGGAGAGAAGTCCCTGTCCGGGACGCTGGAACAGAGCTCCCAGATCGGCCTGCCGGAACTTCCGAAATCCGGGCCCGGCGCGGGGTCCCCGGAGACGGCCTGGCTGGAACTGCTGACCGGACCCCACACCGCCCGCGTCTACCTTGACGGGCCGGGGAAGGCCCGGGTGCAGGTCCTGGACCGGATGGCGGAGCGGGATGCGGTCAGGAACGGCAACGACCTGTGGTTCTACAACTCCAAGGACAACACGGCCGCGCACGCCCAGCTTCCTGCCGGTGCTGCCGACCGCCACGTGGCCCGCCCCGGAACGCCGACCCCCGGGGAGTTGGTTGACAAGCTGCTCGCCAAACTCGACGCCAGCACCGAGGTCACCGTCGGCCCGGACGCCGAGGTGGCCGGACGCGCGGCCTATAACCTCGTGCTCACCCCGAAGTCGGACGTCACGCTCCTGGATTCCATCGCCATCGCGGTGGACGGCGAAAGCGGACTGCCGCTCGGCGTCGAACTGAAGGCCCGCGGACAGTCCGAACCCGCCTTCAACGTCGCTTTCACGAGCCTCAAGCTTGAGGCCCCGGAGTCCTCCATCTTCAACTTCACCCCGCCGCCGGGAGCCACCGTGGAGGAAATCCCGGTGCCGGACCATCAGGCCATCGCCGGCACCCCGCCGCCGGACCCGGCCACAGCGAAGGCCGCAAAGCGGCCCGCCGTCACCGGAAGCGGCTGGGAATCGGTGCTCGAATTCCCGGCGGGTACCATGGCGCTTCCAGGCCGAACCCCGCCTCAGACCGGAGCGCCGGACCCGGAGACCGCCAACCCGCTGCAGCCTGACCCCTCCGACCCGGAGGGAACCCGGTCCGGCGCCGCCGCCCTGCTGGAGCAGGCCGCAGTAGCCGTCCCGGGCGGACGGCTCGTGTCCACGTCGCTGGTGAACGTGCTGATCCTCGACGACGGGCGTGTCCTCGCCGGTTCCGTGCCGTTGGAGCGGCTGCAGGCCGCCGCCACGGCGCGGTGA
- a CDS encoding ABC transporter ATP-binding protein, with protein sequence MTAVGEGTELSIETSGLSKRFGHQLAVDGVDLAVPKGSVFGFLGPNGSGKTTTIRLMLGLATATSGSVRLFGQEMPQRLHQVLPRVGALVEGPAFYPFLSGAANLHRFDAADPQVSAATRKARVQSALERVGLTHAADKKVRAYSLGMKQRLGIANALLAPRELLVLDEPTNGLDPQGTREVRSLVRSLAADGATVFVSSHLLAEVEQICTHAAIMSAGRLVAQGTLAELRQAGQARIRVLTPDAGTATEVLARLGLSAAVDGPAGARVPGGTDSNGAGEVLYAPLPAGAGTGGPAPEAVVAALVAAGVRVRGFAAEQVSLEERFVALTGEGFDVVQ encoded by the coding sequence GTGACCGCCGTCGGGGAGGGGACGGAACTCAGCATCGAGACCTCCGGTCTCAGCAAGCGCTTCGGCCACCAGTTGGCAGTCGACGGCGTCGATCTTGCCGTGCCGAAGGGCTCGGTCTTCGGCTTCCTGGGCCCCAACGGCTCAGGCAAGACCACCACGATCCGGCTCATGCTCGGACTCGCCACGGCCACGTCCGGCTCGGTCCGGCTCTTCGGCCAGGAGATGCCGCAGCGGCTGCACCAGGTGCTGCCCCGCGTGGGCGCCCTGGTGGAGGGGCCGGCCTTTTACCCTTTCCTCTCCGGCGCGGCCAACCTGCACCGCTTCGACGCCGCGGACCCCCAGGTTTCCGCAGCCACCCGGAAAGCCCGGGTCCAGTCGGCGCTGGAGCGCGTGGGGCTGACGCACGCGGCCGACAAGAAAGTCCGGGCCTATTCGCTGGGGATGAAGCAGCGGCTGGGCATCGCCAACGCTCTGCTGGCGCCGCGCGAACTCCTGGTCCTGGACGAACCGACCAACGGACTCGATCCGCAGGGCACCCGGGAGGTCCGCAGCCTGGTGCGCTCGCTCGCGGCCGACGGCGCCACGGTGTTTGTCTCCAGCCATCTGCTGGCCGAGGTGGAACAGATCTGCACGCACGCGGCCATCATGAGCGCGGGACGGCTGGTTGCCCAGGGGACGCTTGCGGAGCTCCGGCAGGCAGGGCAGGCCCGGATCCGGGTGCTGACGCCCGACGCCGGGACCGCGACGGAGGTGCTGGCCCGGCTGGGCCTGAGCGCGGCCGTGGACGGCCCGGCCGGCGCCAGGGTGCCCGGCGGCACGGATTCCAACGGTGCCGGCGAAGTGCTCTACGCGCCGCTTCCCGCAGGGGCGGGCACCGGAGGCCCGGCGCCGGAGGCGGTTGTGGCCGCCCTGGTGGCGGCCGGCGTCCGGGTCCGGGGCTTCGCGGCCGAACAGGTCAGCCTGGAGGAGCGCTTTGTGGCACTGACGGGGGAGGGCTTCGACGTTGTCCAATAA
- a CDS encoding ABC transporter permease, producing the protein MLCALAAIPILIAVAVRLSSAVPAGRGPAFLDRISQNGLFVGVTAMLVSVPLFLPLTVGVVAGDTVAGEAGLGTLRYLLVAPAGRVRLLLVKYAGAVAFAVAAPLVVALVGAGIGAALFPVGPVTLLSGDSIGAAEALLRLLLIAAYLAVSLLGLSAIGLFMSTLTDVPVGAMASTVVLSVVSQVLDALPQLEWLHPWLFSHYWLDFADLLRQPVAWDSFLTNSLLQGGYVAVFGALAYGRFVTKDVLS; encoded by the coding sequence ATGCTGTGTGCGCTGGCGGCCATTCCGATCCTGATCGCCGTGGCGGTCCGGCTGTCCTCCGCGGTTCCGGCCGGCCGGGGTCCGGCGTTCCTGGACCGGATTTCGCAGAACGGCCTGTTCGTCGGCGTGACCGCCATGCTGGTGTCCGTTCCACTGTTCCTGCCGCTGACCGTGGGGGTGGTGGCGGGGGATACCGTGGCCGGCGAGGCCGGGCTGGGAACCCTGCGCTACCTTCTGGTGGCGCCCGCGGGCCGGGTCCGGCTGCTGCTCGTGAAATACGCGGGGGCGGTGGCCTTCGCGGTCGCGGCGCCGCTCGTGGTGGCTCTGGTCGGGGCCGGGATCGGCGCGGCGCTCTTCCCGGTGGGGCCGGTTACGCTGCTCTCCGGGGACTCGATCGGAGCGGCCGAGGCCTTGCTGAGGCTGCTGCTGATTGCCGCCTACCTTGCCGTCTCCCTGCTGGGCCTGTCGGCGATCGGGCTCTTTATGTCCACGCTCACGGACGTCCCCGTGGGAGCGATGGCGTCCACGGTCGTGCTCTCGGTGGTTTCGCAGGTCCTCGACGCGCTGCCGCAGCTGGAGTGGCTGCACCCGTGGCTGTTCAGCCACTACTGGCTGGACTTCGCGGACCTGCTCCGGCAACCCGTCGCCTGGGATTCCTTCCTCACCAACTCGCTGCTGCAGGGCGGCTACGTCGCCGTTTTCGGCGCGCTCGCCTACGGCCGGTTCGTCACGAAGGACGTGCTGTCCTAG
- a CDS encoding cation diffusion facilitator family transporter: MGHDHSHSHGISATGTAKHRKRLIAVLAITLTVVLIQIIGALISGSLALLADAGHMLSDAAGVFIALLAAWIAARPASDLRTYGYQRAEVLAALANALVLIVISVVIFTEAVRRFGSAPEVQTDVMLYAAVLGAVANLVSLLILRGAQKESLNVRGAYLEVLGDLLGSFAVIAAAVVIMVTGYQAADTIASIVIALMILPRAWHLLRDVVDVLLEATPKGVEVQLIREHILSVEGVVSVHDIHIWTITSGVPVFSAHVVVEDAALGARGADQVLDKLVSCLGSHFDTEHCTFQLEPVSHAEHESHQHA; the protein is encoded by the coding sequence ATGGGACACGACCACAGCCACTCGCACGGCATCTCGGCCACCGGCACCGCAAAGCACCGGAAGCGCCTGATCGCCGTGCTGGCCATCACCCTCACCGTCGTCCTGATCCAGATTATCGGCGCGCTGATTTCCGGGTCCCTGGCACTGCTGGCCGACGCCGGCCACATGCTTTCCGACGCGGCCGGAGTCTTCATCGCCCTGCTGGCCGCCTGGATCGCCGCCCGGCCGGCGAGCGACCTGCGCACCTACGGCTACCAGCGAGCCGAGGTGCTGGCCGCCCTGGCCAACGCCCTGGTGCTGATCGTCATCTCGGTGGTCATCTTCACGGAGGCCGTCCGCCGGTTCGGCTCCGCCCCCGAGGTACAAACCGACGTCATGCTTTACGCGGCCGTCCTCGGCGCCGTCGCCAACCTCGTGTCCCTGCTGATCCTCCGGGGCGCCCAAAAGGAGAGCCTCAACGTCCGCGGCGCCTACCTCGAGGTCCTGGGCGACCTGCTCGGCTCCTTCGCCGTGATCGCCGCCGCCGTGGTCATCATGGTCACCGGCTACCAGGCCGCGGACACCATCGCCTCGATCGTGATTGCGCTGATGATCCTCCCGCGGGCGTGGCACCTGCTCCGCGATGTGGTGGACGTGCTGCTCGAGGCGACGCCCAAGGGCGTGGAAGTGCAGCTGATCCGCGAGCACATCCTGTCCGTGGAGGGTGTGGTGTCCGTGCACGACATCCACATCTGGACCATCACCTCGGGCGTGCCCGTGTTTTCCGCCCATGTGGTGGTGGAGGATGCGGCGTTGGGTGCCCGCGGCGCCGACCAGGTCCTGGACAAGCTGGTCAGCTGCCTGGGCTCGCACTTCGACACCGAGCACTGCACCTTCCAGCTGGAGCCGGTCTCCCACGCCGAGCACGAATCGCACCAGCACGCCTGA
- a CDS encoding metallopeptidase family protein, whose product MPASLPPGLPIIPDSPDDGGNGDGHDHTPFPMSETDFEAAVSDALDRIPPDLAKTMNNVAIFIEDDYTPQPGEDPDTVLLGLYEGVPLTERDSWWDAGSLPDRITIYRQPILDICESREDVIEEVTITVVHEIAHHFGISDDRLHELGWG is encoded by the coding sequence ATGCCCGCCTCCCTGCCGCCAGGCCTGCCAATCATCCCGGACAGCCCGGACGACGGCGGGAACGGCGACGGCCACGATCACACACCGTTCCCGATGTCCGAAACCGACTTCGAGGCCGCAGTGAGCGATGCCCTCGACCGGATCCCCCCGGACCTCGCCAAGACCATGAACAACGTTGCCATCTTCATCGAGGATGACTACACGCCGCAGCCCGGCGAGGACCCGGACACCGTTCTGCTGGGCCTGTACGAGGGTGTTCCGCTGACCGAACGGGACTCGTGGTGGGACGCCGGCTCGCTGCCGGACCGGATCACCATCTACCGCCAGCCGATCCTGGACATCTGCGAATCGCGCGAGGACGTGATCGAGGAGGTGACGATCACCGTGGTCCACGAGATCGCGCACCACTTCGGCATCAGCGACGACCGCCTGCACGAGCTCGGCTGGGGCTAG
- a CDS encoding DMT family transporter, which produces MATTAPTGSPHPDSTHPDGTHDVPPHAPAARAARQALPPGRISRLGIAAVVVTVVLWASAFVGIRAVGPSFSPGSLTLGRLAIAAVVLGLVVLPQLSKNRRPGSIPRGREWWPILAYGVMWFGGYNVALNAAEHLLDAGTAALLINVNPILVAIMAGVILKEGFPRWLIIGSLVAFGGVALIALGSGQRSTADVAGVLLCLLAAALAAVSVIVQKPVLRKFPAAQATWFGIMVGAVCCLPFSGQLVSELQAAPLPATLGLAYLGVFPTAVAFTTWAYALSLIDAGRLAATTYLVPGTTILISWLVLGEIPTVWGLVGGAICLVGVGLTRRRSR; this is translated from the coding sequence ATGGCCACAACCGCCCCGACAGGCTCCCCGCACCCGGACAGCACCCACCCGGACGGCACCCACGACGTGCCGCCGCACGCTCCCGCCGCCCGCGCCGCAAGGCAGGCCCTGCCGCCGGGCCGGATCAGCAGGCTCGGCATCGCCGCCGTGGTAGTCACCGTGGTGCTGTGGGCGTCGGCCTTTGTGGGCATCCGGGCCGTCGGTCCCAGCTTCTCCCCCGGTTCCCTGACCCTGGGCCGGCTGGCGATTGCCGCCGTCGTGCTCGGCCTTGTGGTGCTGCCCCAACTGAGCAAGAACCGCAGGCCCGGCAGTATCCCCCGGGGCCGGGAATGGTGGCCCATCCTGGCCTACGGCGTCATGTGGTTCGGCGGCTACAACGTGGCGCTAAACGCCGCCGAACACCTCCTCGATGCCGGCACGGCCGCCCTGCTGATCAACGTCAACCCGATCCTGGTCGCCATCATGGCCGGCGTCATCCTCAAGGAGGGCTTCCCGCGCTGGCTGATTATCGGCAGCCTCGTCGCGTTCGGCGGGGTCGCGTTGATCGCGCTCGGCTCCGGCCAGCGGTCGACGGCGGACGTCGCCGGGGTGCTGCTCTGCCTGCTGGCGGCCGCCCTCGCCGCGGTGAGTGTCATCGTGCAGAAGCCCGTGCTGCGGAAATTCCCCGCGGCCCAGGCCACCTGGTTCGGGATCATGGTCGGGGCCGTCTGCTGCCTGCCCTTCAGCGGCCAGCTGGTCTCCGAACTGCAGGCGGCCCCGCTGCCGGCCACCCTGGGACTTGCCTACCTCGGCGTCTTTCCCACCGCCGTCGCGTTCACCACCTGGGCCTATGCGCTGTCCCTGATCGACGCCGGCCGGCTGGCCGCCACCACCTACCTGGTGCCCGGCACCACGATCCTGATCTCCTGGCTGGTGCTCGGCGAGATCCCCACGGTCTGGGGACTGGTCGGCGGCGCCATCTGCCTCGTCGGCGTGGGGCTGACCCGGCGCCGGTCCCGCTGA
- a CDS encoding ArgP/LysG family DNA-binding transcriptional regulator encodes MIDIHPDQARTLAAIVAHGSFEAAAGHLLITASAVSQRVRALEVAVGRPVLKRTRPVELTPSGQAVVRYARQLDMLSADLAEELEPGAQPASVRLTLVINSDSLHTWALPGLAAAADKVQLEILREDQDYSLELLRSGAAAAAITTTAKAAPGCSSRRLGVMRYLPVCTPAFAARWFPGGATVDALAAAPVIIFDRKDDLQDRYLRSVSRKALQPPRHYVPAAHEFGEAIRWGMGWGLLPEIEVSEELRRRTLVPLDPAAHVDVPLHWQQWRHGSAALDEVAAAIQAAARPLR; translated from the coding sequence ATGATCGACATTCACCCTGACCAGGCCCGGACGCTCGCGGCCATCGTGGCCCACGGAAGCTTCGAGGCAGCCGCCGGCCACCTTCTGATCACAGCCTCGGCCGTGAGCCAGCGCGTCCGTGCCCTCGAAGTGGCCGTCGGCCGGCCGGTGTTGAAACGGACCCGCCCCGTTGAACTCACCCCCTCCGGCCAGGCGGTGGTGCGGTACGCGCGGCAGCTCGACATGCTCTCCGCCGATCTGGCCGAAGAACTGGAGCCCGGCGCGCAGCCCGCCAGTGTCCGGCTGACCCTGGTCATCAACAGCGATTCCCTGCACACCTGGGCACTGCCCGGGCTGGCGGCCGCGGCGGACAAGGTCCAGCTGGAGATCCTGCGAGAGGACCAGGACTACTCGTTGGAGCTCCTGCGCAGCGGCGCCGCAGCCGCAGCCATCACCACCACGGCGAAGGCGGCGCCGGGCTGTTCCTCCCGGCGCCTGGGAGTCATGCGCTACCTGCCGGTCTGCACCCCGGCCTTCGCCGCCCGGTGGTTCCCCGGCGGGGCAACGGTGGATGCGCTCGCCGCCGCCCCGGTGATCATCTTCGACCGCAAGGACGACCTGCAGGACCGGTACCTGCGCTCCGTGAGCCGCAAAGCACTCCAGCCGCCCCGGCATTATGTCCCGGCCGCCCACGAGTTCGGCGAGGCCATCCGCTGGGGCATGGGCTGGGGACTGCTCCCGGAAATCGAGGTCTCGGAGGAGCTGAGGCGCCGCACACTGGTCCCCCTGGACCCCGCGGCGCACGTGGACGTGCCGCTGCACTGGCAGCAGTGGCGGCACGGATCGGCTGCCCTCGACGAGGTCGCCGCCGCAATCCAGGCCGCCGCACGCCCGCTCCGGTGA
- a CDS encoding LysE/ArgO family amino acid transporter, with product MILSLLSGLASGLSLIVAIGAQNAFVLRQGVQRSHVLLVVAVCALSDLVLIVLGVAGVGVLIERAPGVLEVVRWAGAAFLLAYGGMAALRAVRGTQASRPVVGQKGTWAAALGTSLALTWLNPHVYLDTVLLLGSLAGTHGPDGRWWFAGGAGLGSVAWFAALGAGARFLAPVFARPGSWRVLDGGIALVMVTLAVMLVA from the coding sequence GTGATCCTCTCTTTGCTTTCAGGCCTGGCAAGCGGGCTGTCCCTCATCGTCGCCATCGGTGCGCAGAACGCCTTCGTGCTCCGCCAGGGCGTCCAGCGCTCGCATGTTCTGCTGGTTGTTGCCGTGTGCGCCCTGTCCGACCTTGTGCTGATCGTGCTGGGGGTGGCCGGGGTGGGCGTCCTCATTGAACGGGCCCCCGGTGTTCTCGAGGTCGTGCGCTGGGCGGGTGCCGCCTTCCTCCTGGCCTACGGCGGCATGGCTGCCTTGCGGGCCGTCCGCGGAACGCAGGCGTCCCGGCCGGTGGTCGGACAGAAAGGAACCTGGGCGGCCGCACTGGGGACCAGCCTCGCGCTGACCTGGCTCAACCCCCACGTCTACCTGGACACCGTCCTGCTGCTGGGATCCCTGGCCGGCACGCACGGCCCGGACGGGCGGTGGTGGTTTGCCGGCGGCGCCGGTCTGGGCAGCGTCGCGTGGTTCGCCGCCCTCGGCGCCGGTGCCCGGTTCCTCGCGCCGGTGTTCGCACGGCCGGGCAGCTGGCGTGTGCTCGACGGCGGCATCGCCTTGGTCATGGTCACCCTGGCTGTCATGCTCGTAGCCTGA
- a CDS encoding FMN-binding negative transcriptional regulator has protein sequence MYVPSHFAADQDAIQELLSNPGAANLVTSTERGLIATLLPFVYDPVAGEHGALLGHVARNNDQWLLPALGESLVIVQRPDAYISPSWYPSKAEHGRVVPTWNYTTAHVYGRLVIHDDPAWVEGLVRRLTTLHEASSAEPWTVDDAPARFVAGQLRAIVGVELAITRVEAKRKLSQNRPAADIDGVIAGLRAKGEPDVADDVERAQQVPGRRT, from the coding sequence ATGTACGTCCCCTCGCATTTCGCCGCCGACCAGGACGCCATACAGGAATTGCTCTCGAACCCGGGGGCAGCCAACCTGGTGACATCGACCGAACGCGGACTCATCGCCACGCTGCTGCCGTTCGTCTATGACCCGGTGGCCGGCGAGCACGGGGCACTGCTGGGCCACGTTGCCCGCAACAACGACCAGTGGCTCTTGCCGGCGCTGGGTGAATCCCTCGTCATCGTCCAGCGCCCCGATGCCTACATTTCCCCGTCCTGGTACCCCTCCAAAGCCGAACATGGCCGCGTGGTTCCCACCTGGAACTACACCACCGCGCACGTCTATGGCCGGCTGGTCATTCATGACGATCCGGCCTGGGTGGAAGGCCTGGTCCGGCGGCTGACCACACTGCATGAGGCGTCGTCGGCCGAGCCCTGGACGGTGGACGATGCGCCGGCACGGTTCGTCGCCGGTCAGCTCCGGGCGATTGTCGGCGTCGAACTTGCCATCACGAGGGTGGAAGCAAAGAGAAAGCTCAGCCAGAACCGGCCGGCCGCCGACATCGACGGCGTCATCGCGGGTTTGCGGGCGAAGGGGGAGCCGGATGTGGCGGACGACGTCGAGCGGGCGCAACAGGTCCCGGGCCGGCGGACCTGA